A DNA window from Caulobacter mirabilis contains the following coding sequences:
- a CDS encoding ABC transporter permease → MSLADHIPGSPQRAALIQQAVKGRSLWDDARRRLLSNKAALAGMVVLAFMILVAVVGPFLTPFHYDTVTKTDVWMAPGQGGHLLGTDSLGRDLLARLVAGLGVSLGIGVVATGVSLLIGVVWGAVAGYVGGRVDEVMMRIVDTLYSLPFIFFVILLMVTFGKNIFLIFLAIGAVEWLTMSRIVRGQTLTLKQKEFVEAARAAGLSSRQIILRHIVPNLLGPVVVYVTLTIPAIIIAESFLSFLGLGVQPPMASLGTLIANGAQDMELAPWLLIFPSLTMVVTLMAFNFIGDGLRDALDPKDR, encoded by the coding sequence GTGAGCCTGGCCGATCATATCCCGGGCTCGCCCCAGCGCGCCGCGCTCATCCAGCAGGCCGTGAAGGGGCGCTCCCTGTGGGACGACGCCCGCCGACGGCTGCTGTCGAACAAGGCCGCCCTCGCCGGCATGGTCGTGCTGGCCTTCATGATCCTGGTCGCCGTCGTCGGGCCGTTCCTGACGCCTTTCCACTACGACACCGTCACCAAGACGGACGTCTGGATGGCGCCGGGGCAGGGCGGTCATCTGCTCGGGACGGACTCGCTCGGCCGCGACCTGTTGGCCCGGCTGGTCGCCGGCCTGGGCGTGTCGCTGGGCATCGGCGTGGTCGCGACAGGGGTGTCGCTCTTGATCGGCGTCGTCTGGGGGGCGGTCGCCGGCTATGTCGGCGGGCGGGTGGACGAGGTGATGATGCGGATCGTCGACACCCTCTACTCGCTGCCCTTCATCTTCTTCGTGATCCTGCTGATGGTCACCTTCGGCAAGAACATCTTCCTGATCTTCCTGGCCATCGGCGCGGTCGAGTGGCTGACCATGTCCCGCATCGTCCGCGGCCAGACCCTGACGCTGAAGCAGAAGGAGTTCGTCGAGGCGGCCCGGGCGGCCGGCCTGTCGAGCCGCCAGATCATCCTGCGCCATATCGTGCCCAATCTGCTCGGGCCGGTGGTGGTCTATGTGACCCTGACCATTCCGGCGATCATCATCGCCGAGAGCTTCCTGTCGTTCCTGGGCCTGGGCGTCCAGCCGCCGATGGCCTCGCTGGGCACGCTGATCGCCAACGGCGCGCAGGACATGGAGCTGGCGCCGTGGCTGCTGATCTTTCCGTCGCTGACGATGGTCGTGACCCTGATGGCCTTCAACTTCATCGGCGACGGCCTCCGCGACGCTCTCGATCCGAAGGATCGATAG